The proteins below come from a single Xiphophorus couchianus chromosome 20, X_couchianus-1.0, whole genome shotgun sequence genomic window:
- the wnk2 gene encoding serine/threonine-protein kinase WNK2 isoform X9, which yields MNSADISSKDPPLGSTFSSTPNLDSDINANACRHVYENGMDHNVNIQNAALRGASDPSSYPSTEYQGLGRRRFIRRSLWVSDHDEQPLDTSDLVSSSPVPNIDLRTIVDRSRTRALLSETSSTERQVGLKDSVTESVSADEERGDRLETGPKADPGPSDVTGKAGSDENEEEPGMKAVSTSPGGRFLKFDIELGRGSFKTVYKGLDTDTWVEVAWCELQERKLSKAERQRFKEEAEMLKALQHPNIVRFYDFWESPVKGKKCIVLVTELMTSGTLKTYLKRFKVMKPKVLRRWCRQILKGLHFLHTRTPPIIHRDLKCDNIFITGPTGSVKIGDLGLATLKRASFAKSVIGTPEFMAPEMYEEHYDEAVDVYAFGMCMLEMATSEYPYSECQNAAQIYRKVTSGVKPASYGKVSDPEIKEIIGECICHRWEERYSIKDLLNHAYFAEDTGVRVELNEEDDGQKSTIALKLWVEDPKKLKGKYKDTGAIEFTFDLEKEVPEVVAQEMVESGFFLECDVKIVGKSIRDRVALIKWRRARTGSPNGNSEVKKMQQNLLQVPGTGPPEETIFTTADCEDQETLICTVPVITPATSDSGVNSNVQLDDLSNQQNGPYQSLPEPISTAQMLYSPPSQTDSQLHQGSYQQSAGQASHENNKQPTTQPHQGAYQQPTADQLHPGTFQQPAAQLHHGPFQCQTTVSAPATPVPPVQQSRQTSQSFPAAAPTLQMHLTVQSTQEQVQPTSFPVPHPEQELADQPVQVAAPLGTLIDVQHLETAPPVLSTGQTPIWGSRMDTESPAAAGSPVPAPASISVSTTVQFEAKAPVRTPPPAPGSAAPQTPTQAQKTLQPVALAQLQAPISASTFTVELTMVSSVSSAASQISTPSLVSDSAHVSLSAPSQAAAPAGVSVLQPSGVHTTVPVSESASLAQHNVEATSVPGSFQQEICAEDVLRDRAISLSSYTYDSVNSDVASGRETSDGYESLASGSKGDSKPRKHHRKSARTRSRQERTSKPKLSMLNVCNTGDKMVECQLETHNHKMVTFKFDLDGDAPEEIATYMVENGFILLLEKEIFIDQLKDIVDKAEDMLHEDMGDEKDTTLSCSPLQGQMSEAGESQQSGAPQPVYQQNVLHTGKRWFIICPVEETPPCVQDTPSEGTATLSPGSSANTQPADSTTAKPSTSREEGSSSTMSGASGGFVHEVYGFYSPPITSNTDPLLLATLSPPVSAPATLQSVSAMEPAGSSLQTSLHGAKAQTFPPSLPHTSYPVEDSQGSPLGSLSPTHGAQKALDLTHSASIVDEVPCCPLVMPLSLDVNPPQGRSPLAPLPLQELGATKESTSVSYAPAVRSELPQQPVVLHQPFSNVGGSKVSSLPQSPAPSQHGAGPSESDGEGRVGRGGFVDSTIKTLDEKLRNLLYQEYAPMYPSGSAAETPGSGTEYIQFPPGPDSATGGSGNSTPGPIGEGRYRAGEQLPQIPERMESLSTLSDSAVCASLSRRHVPHSVSCSGTRGRFKIISLPPEVANRRDVKQRSWSSAASPAHPGGYNGDPIPPEALATSTTIGRFSVVSTEDDITQRTRCSRYSAPPDFYLDTPPPMDSGAESSPAKLAPATPSQYARSERRGSDLMKRAVAFLRRTGRSSSVQSSDSPSRHGGLPGSAYASSDNDSEMEDSDIKRELQRLREKHLKEISELQAHQRGEVELLYRRLGKVPPPGLGLLHVAPHTSRRKKSSKHRLKPGKLLSPLVQQFRNVKTKSSDSTKPGAAPGPSEPAVSLNGSPGRTSFPTHGRPRSCTSHLPSSASEPVQTQQPCSLKGSMSSDNIYAGLQGDVAGTQALPEQGWSNYPQPSERVTYKSSSKPRARFLSGPVSLSIWSTLKRLCLGKERGSRSGASASGAFNQSQQMHSATPPPQQPVVGLAQAQANNSNNKTGTSMSPSENNLPEDLQALMDDWAQEVLIVTHRPRTDSLSIRGQQLCPQVVPQTLEQPHQALNTSPWTPPGPQACALSWPESPGPAVMAGPLTGPFHTYQLHSPAAFTALPSPLSFNQWPGYFFPVSAGVFAFPAVPSTLSSPTSSSSHQLTDPKAKTL from the exons ATGAATTCAGCTGACATTTCCAGCAAAGATCCGCCGCTCGGATCCACGTTTTCCTCAACTCCTAACCTAGACTCGGACATTAACGCAAACGCGTGCAGGCATGTGTATGAGAATGGGATGGACCACAATGTCAACATCCAGAACGCAGCGCTCCGCGGGGCCAGCGACCCCAGCTCCTACCCCTCCACGGAGTACCAGGGGCTGGGCCGCCGCAGGTTCATCCGCCGGAGTCTGTGGGTGTCGGACCATGACGAGCAGCCGCTGGATACATCGGATCTCGTCAGCAGCAGCCCGGTGCCCAACATCGATCTCCGGACTATAGTGGATCGGAGTCGGACCCGGGCTCTGCTTTCAGAGACCTCCAGCACGGAGAGACAGGTGGGGCTGAAGGACAGCGTCACGGAAAGCGTGAGCGCCGATGAGGAGCGTGGGGACAGGTTGGAGACGGGGCCCAAGGCGGACCCGGGTCCATCAGATGTTACAGGTAAAGCAGGCAGCGACGAAAACGAAGAGGAGCCCGGGATGAAGGCTGTGTCCACCTCCCCCGGAGGACGCTTTCTGAAGTTTGACATTGAGTTGGGGAGAGGATCTTTCAAAACCGTCTACAAAGGTCTGGACACGGACACCTGGGTGGAGGTGGCCTGGTGTGAACTGCAG GAAAGGAAACTATCCAAAGCAGAGAGGCAGCGGTTCAAAGAGGAGGCAGAGATGCTGAAGGCCctgcagcatcccaacatcGTGCGATTTTATGACTTCTGGGAGTCACCAGTAAAAGGGAAGAAGTGCATCGTCCTTGTGACAGAGCTAATGACATCAGGAACACTGAAAAC GTATCTAAAGCGCTTCAAGGTTATGAAGCCCAAAGTCCTGAGAAGGTGGTGTCGGCAGATTCTCAAAGGCCTCCATTTCCTCCACACAAGGACGCCTCCCATCATCCACAGAGACCTCAAGTGTGACAACATTTTCATCACTGGTCCAACTGGCTCTGTCAAAATAGGAGACCTTGGATTAGCAACACTAAAGAGGGCCTCTTTTGCCAAAAGTGTTATTG GTACTCCAGAGTTTATGGCTCCAGAGATGTATGAGGAGCACTATGACGAGGCTGTGGATGTCTATGCTTTTGGGATGTGTATGCTGGAGATGGCCACCTCAGAGTATCCTTACTCTGAGTGTCAGAATGCTGCTCAGATCTACCGCAAAGTCACAAGT GGGGTGAAGCCTGCCAGCTACGGCAAAGTCAGTGACCcagaaataaaggaaattatTGGGGAGTGTATCTGCCACAGATGGGAGGAACG GTACTCCATCAAGGACCTCCTGAACCATGCATATTTTGCCGAAGACACAGGAGTTAGGGTTGAGCTAAATGAGGAGGACGATGGACAAAAATCAACCATTGCTTTAAAGTTGTGGGTTGAAGATCCTAAAAAGTTAAAGGGAAAATATAAGGACACTGGTGCTATTGAGTTTACCTTTGACTTGGAGAAAGAAGTTCCAGAAGTAGTTGCACAAGAAATG GTGGAGTCAGGATTTTTCTTGGAATGTGATGTAAAGATAGTTGGTAAATCTATCAGAGACCGTGTGGCTTTAATAAAATGGAGGAGGGCAAGGACTGGCTCACCAAATGGAAACAGTGAAGTGAAGAAGATGCAGCAGAACCTTCTGCAGGTCCCTGGTACTGGTCCACCTGAGGAAACCATATTCACCACTGCAGATTGTGAGGACCAAGAAACTCTGATCTGCACTGTTCCTGTAATCACACCCGCCACAT CTGATAGCGGAGTGAACTCCAACGTGCAATTAGACGATCTGAGCAATCAGCAGAATGGTCCCTACCAGTCACTTCCAGAACCCATTTCTACTGCACAGATGCTCTACAGTCCTCCTTCACAAACTGACTCCCAGCTGCACCAAGGATCCTACCAGCAATCTGCAGGACAGGCCTCgcatgaaaacaacaaacagccaACCACACAGCCACACCAGGGAGCCTACCAGCAACCCACAGCAGATCAGCTGCATCCTGGGACCTTCCAACAGCCTGCAGCACAACTTCACCACGGGCCTTTTCAGTGTCAAACA ACAGTTTCTGCTCCAGCTACCCCAGTGCCCCCTGTGCAGCAGAGCAGACAGACATCCCAGAGTTTCCCAGCTGCAGCCCCAACTCTGCAGATGCATCTTACTGTCCAGTCCACCCAGGAGCAG GTACAACCCACCTCATTCCCTGTCCCCCACCCTGAGCAGGAACTGGCTGACCAGCCTGTCCAG GTGGCTGCTCCCCTTGGGACTCTGATAGATGTTCAGCATTTGGAAACAGCTCCCCCTGTCTTATCCACTGGACAGACTCCTATATGGGGAAGCAGAATGGACACAGAAtctcctgcagctgcagggtCTCCAGTCCCTGCTCCAGCCTCAATTTCGGTCTCGACTACAGTTCAGTTTGAAGCCAAAGCCCCGGTGCGAACTCCACCTCCAGCTCCAGGGTCAGCAGCACCTCAGACTCCAACACAAGCTCAAAAAACACTGCAGCCTGTGGCCTTAGCTCAACTTCAGGCACCAATATCTGCATCGACTTTCACCGTCGAGCTCACAATGGTCTCCTCTGTGAGCTCAGCTGCATCGCAGATCTCCACCCCAAGTTTGGTCTCAGACTCAGCTCATGTCAGTCTGTCAGCGCCGAGTCAGGCTGCGGCTCCTGCTGGAGTTTCAGTTCTACAGCCCTCTGGCGTCCACACAACAGTCCCAGTGTCCGAGTCCGCCAGCCTGGCTCAGCACAACGTGGAGGCAACATCCGTCCCTGGGAGCTTTCAGCAGGAGATCTGCGCAGAG gatgttCTTCGTGACAGAGCGATATCACTATCCAGTTACACCTACGACAG TGTTAACTCTGACGTAGCCTCGGGTCGGGAAACAAGCGATGGCTATGAAAGCTTAGCAAGTGGGAGCAAAGGTGACTCAAAACCCAGGAAACATCATCGGAAGTCTGCTCGCACACGTTCCAGGCAAGAGAGGACCAGCAAACCCAAGCTGAGCATGCTCAAT GTTTGCAACACTGGTGACAAAATGGTTGAATGTCAGCTGGAGACTCACAACCACAAAATGGTAACATTCAAGTTTGACCTGGACGGAGACGCTCCGGAGGAAATTGCCACCTACATG GTGGAgaatggttttattttgctgttagaGAAGGAGATCTTCATTGATCAGCTGAAAGACATTGTGGACAAAGCAGAAGACATGCTGCATGAAGACATGGGGGATGAAAAAGACACAACTTTGAGTTGCAGTCCTCTGCAGGGCCAGATGTCTGAGGCAGGAGAG AGTCAGCAGTCAGGGGCACCGCAGCCTGTATATCAGCAGAATG TTCTTCACACAGGAAAGCGATGGTTCATCATCTGCCCAGTGGAGGAGACGCCTCCCTGCGTTCAGGACACTCCGTCTGAGGGGACAGCGACGCTGTCACCTGGGAGCTCAGCCAACACCCAGCCTGCTGACAGCACCACTGCAAAGCCGTCCACATCCAGAG AAGAGGGGTCATCCTCCACAATGTCTGGTGCAAGTGGAGGGTTCGTTCATGAAGTTTATGGTTTCTACAGTCCTCCAATAACATCCAACACTGACCCCCTCCTCTTGGCCACCCTGTCGCCTCCCGTGTCTGCACCCGCCACTCTCCAGTCAGTGTCTGCAATGGAGCCTGCAGGCAGTTCTCTGCAGACTAGCTTGCATGGAGCCAAGGCTCAAACGTTTCCCCCATCGTTGCCCCACACTTCTTACCCAGTGGAGGATTCACAGGGGTCTCCTCTTGGGTCGCTCTCCCCTACCCATGGAGCTCAGAAGGCTCTCGATTTGACCCACTCAGCATCCATTGTTGATGAGGTGCCCTGCTGTCCACTCGTCATGCCCCTGTCCTTAGATGTGAACCCTCCCCAGGGCAGGTCACCTCTGGCCCCTCTCCCCCTCCAGGAGCTGGGTGCCACCAAAGAGTCGACATCTGTCTCCTACGCTCCTGCAGTGCGCAGCGAGTTGCCACAGCAGCCAGTCGTCCTCCACCAGCCTTTCTCCAACGTGGGAGGCTCCAAAGTGTCCTCGCTTCCCCAAAGCCCGGCACCATCCCAGCACGGCGCGGGGCCAAGCGAGTCTGATGGCGAAGGACGGGTCGGTCGGGGAGGTTTCGTCGATAGCACCATTAAAACTCTGGATGAAAAACTGAGGAACCTGCTCTACCAGGAATACGCTCCAATGTATCCATCAGGCAGCGCGGCAGAGACACCAGGATCTGGGACAGAGTATATCCAGTTTCCTCCGGGCCCGGACAGCGCCACTGGAGGGTCAGGAAACAGCACCCCGGGTCCGATAGGGGAGGGACGCTACCGGGCAGGAGAACAACTT CCTCAAATTCCTGAGAGAATGGAAAGCCTGAGCACTCTGAGCGACTCTGCTGTTTGTG CTTCTTTGTCAAGACGGCACGTTCCTCACTCTGTGTCCTGCTCTGGAACTAGAGGTCGATTTAAG ATCATCTCTCTTCCTCCTGAAGTGGCAAACAGAAGAGATGTGAAGCAGAGGAGCTGGAGCAGCGCCGCCTCCCCTGCACACCCCGGTGGATACAACGGGGACCCGATTCCACCTGAAGCCTTGGCTACCTCCACCACCATCGGACGTTTCTCTGTGGTGAGCACTGAAGATGACATCACTCAGAGGACGCGCTGCAGCCGCTACTCTGCCCCGCCCGACTTCTACCTGGACACTCCACCTCCCATGG ACTCAGGAGCAGAGAGCAGCCCTGCTAAGCTGGCTCCTGCCACTCCGTCCCAGTACGCTCGCTCTGAGCGCAGAGGAAGTGACCTCATGAAAAGAGCAGTGGCTTTTCTCCGTCGCACTGGCCGCAGCAGCAGCGTGCAGAGCTCTGATTCCCCAAGCAGACATGGAGGCTTGCCTGGCTCGGCCTACGCCAGCAGCGACAATGACTCCGAGATGGAGGACTCAGACATAAAGAGGGAACTGCAGAGACTCAGAGAGAA ACATCTGAAGGAAATCTCAGAGCTGCAAGCACATCAACGTGGAGAGGTGGAGCTGCTCTATCGCAGACTTGGTAAGGTTCCTCCTCCTGGCCTCGGCCTCTTACATGTTGCACCGCATACAAGCCGCAGGAAGAAGTCCAGCAAACACAGACTGAAGCCCGGGAAACTTCTCAGCCCGCTAGTTCAGcaatttagaaatgtcaaaACCAAAAGCAGCGACTCCACTAAACCAG GTGCTGCTCCAGGTCCCAGTGAGCCAGCAGTGAGTTTAAATGGTTCTCCAGGCAGAACTTCCTTCCCGACCCACGGCAGGCCACGGTCGTGTACCAGCCACCTTCCCAGCTCGGCTTCAGAGCCGGTGCAGACTCAGCAACCCTGCTCCCTGAAAGGCTCCATGTCCTCCGATAACATCTATGCTGGACTACAAGGAGACGTCGCCGGCACACAAGCTCTGCCTGAACAGG GCTGGTCTAATTACCCTCAACCGTCTGAGAGAGTGACCTATAAGTCCAGTAGCAAACCACGAGCTAGATTTCTCAGTGGGCCTGTGTCTTTGTCTATCT gGTCAACACTCAAAAGGTTGTGTCTCGGTAAAGAGCGAGGCAGCA GGTCTGGGGCCTCCGCATCTGGAGCCTTCAATCAGTCACAGCAAATGCACAGTGCTACGCCTCCGCCCCAGCAGCCTGTTGTTGGCCTGGCCCAAGCTCAGGCCAACAACAGCAATAACAAGACAGGCACATCTATGAGTCCCAGTGAAAACAACCTGCCTGAAGACCTACAAGCTCTGATGGACGACTGGGCCCAGGAGGTGCTGATTGTGACCCACCGACCTCGTACCGACTCTCTGAGTATCCGTGGGCAGCAGCTGTGCCCCCAGGTTGTGCCTCAAACACTTGAACAGCCGCATCAGGCTTTAAat ACATCACCGTGGACTCCACCCGGTCCACAGGCTTGTGCTTTATCCTGGCCTGAAAGCCCTGGGCCTGCAGTGATGGCCGGCCCCTTGACCGGCCCCTTTCACACGTATCAGCTACATTCTCCTGCTGCGTTCACAGCTTTACCCTCCCCTCTTTCCTTCAATCAGTGGCCTGGGTATTTCTTTCCAGTTTCTGCCGGGGTCTTTGCCTTTCCTGCTGTGCCCTCCACCCTCTCCAGCCCTACTTCATCTTCATCTCATCAGCTGACTGACCCCAAGGCAAAGACTCTTTAA